A DNA window from Plasmodium relictum strain SGS1 genome assembly, organelle: plastid:apicoplast contains the following coding sequences:
- the RPS17 gene encoding apicoplast ribosomal protein S17, putative — MLKKIGYVLKSININIKVICISYYKYNNKYKKLFLNNIYIKVYDCRNEIKKNDYILFKYYKKSKFCNNKVIKIL, encoded by the coding sequence ATGTTAAAAAAAATAGGATATGTTTTAAAGAGTATAAATATAAATATAAAAGTAATTTGTATTTCATATTATAAGTATAATAATAAATATAAAAAATTGTTTTTAAATAATATATATATTAAAGTATATGATTGTAGAAATGAGATTAAAAAAAATGATTATATATTATTTAAATATTATAAAAAAAGTAAGTTTTGTAATAATAAAGTAATAAAAATTTTATGA
- the RPS19 gene encoding apicoplast ribosomal protein S19, putative has protein sequence MIKLYWLKISLNNKYIFKNFYKYNNKNIILKIYNKNLYIYKKLLNFYLKVYNGHKFIPIFINKYKLFKKIGNFVYTKYIKNNIQELILN, from the coding sequence ATGATAAAATTATATTGGTTAAAAATATCATTAAATAATAAATATATATTTAAAAATTTTTATAAATATAATAATAAAAATATTATTTTAAAAATATATAATAAAAATTTATATATATATAAAAAATTATTAAATTTTTATTTAAAAGTATATAATGGACATAAATTTATACCTATATTTATAAATAAATATAAATTATTTAAAAAAATAGGTAATTTCGTATATACTAAATATATAAAAAATAATATACAAGAATTAATTTTAAATTAA
- the RPL4 gene encoding apicoplast ribosomal protein L4, putative, with amino-acid sequence MNIIIVLNIINNIFNNKKYKYNFFIKLYLNNYIKIYKLLVYIIRYYFLYNKNINTHIKNKSLINFSNKKIRIQKGLGKARLKNFKSPICRQGSCSFGPIYNDNNLKRNKLEYKLVFIYLLLNKRSNIIIIKFEYLINIFDILLNNNINLIIDNILYFKGILKNYYILNYKNINFNNRNIILKFINYEYIIFLI; translated from the coding sequence ATGAATATAATAATAGTATTAAATATTATTAATAATATATTTAATAATAAAAAATATAAATATAATTTTTTTATTAAATTATATTTAAATAATTATATTAAAATATATAAATTATTAGTATATATAATAAGATATTATTTTTTATATAATAAAAATATTAATACACATATTAAAAATAAAAGTTTAATAAATTTTAGTAATAAAAAAATTAGAATTCAAAAAGGATTAGGTAAAGCTAGATTAAAAAATTTTAAATCACCTATATGTAGACAGGGATCTTGTAGTTTTGGTCCAATATATAATGATAATAATTTAAAAAGAAATAAATTAGAATATAAGTTAGTTTTTATATATTTATTATTAAATAAGCGTAGTAATATAATAATAATTAAATTTGAATATCTTATTAATATTTTTGATATATTATTAAATAATAATATAAATTTAATAATTGATAATATATTATATTTTAAAGGAATATTAAAAAATTATTATATATTAAATTATAAAAATATTAATTTTAATAATAGAAATATAATTTTAAAATTTATTAATTATGAATATATAATATTTTTAATATGA
- the RPS8 gene encoding apicoplast ribosomal protein S8, putative: MIIKFLNQFKYNFKLKKFFMLYKYNKILYYIINLLYKYNYIIKYYIFKINNKYFIFIILNKNKNYIYLKVYIKYNQLFYMNYIKLLNFIKFNKYFKGLLILYSSKYKFITHLLSLKYKIGGILIFYIF, translated from the coding sequence ATGATAATTAAATTTTTAAATCAATTTAAATATAATTTTAAGTTAAAAAAATTTTTTATGTTATATAAATATAATAAAATTTTATATTATATTATTAATTTATTATATAAATATAATTATATAATAAAATATTATATATTTAAAATTAATAATAAATATTTTATATTTATAATATTAAATAAAAATAAAAATTATATTTATTTAAAAGTATACATAAAATATAATCAATTATTTTATATGAATTATATTAAATTATTAAATTTTATAAAATTTAATAAATATTTTAAAGGTTTATTAATATTATATTCTAGTAAATATAAATTTATTACACATTTATTATCTTTAAAATATAAAATAGGGGGTATTTTAATTTTTTATATTTTTTAA
- the RPS3 gene encoding ribosomal protein S3, putative, translating into MGHKVHPLIFRSNIYKNYLNNFYLNIYKNKYYLINILLIYFLYYSIYKIFNNKKINFYININVYFYINKFIIIFFLYNNNINFKYIFILFNYFNYYYYKNYNCVCFLKIKYIKNILNNINIIMFYIKKYYIKYKSLRLIFDFLYKNILKINNNNIKGLKIKFSGRFKNSLKTKIEIYTYGIISLNNLYNNIKYINDIINTKQGILGIKIWLNS; encoded by the coding sequence ATGGGACATAAAGTACATCCTTTAATATTTAGAAGTAATATATATAAGAATTATTTAAATAATTTTTATTTAAATATATATAAAAATAAATATTATTTAATTAATATATTATTAATATATTTTTTATATTATAGTATATATAAAATATTTAATAATAAAAAAATAAATTTTTATATTAATATAAATGTATATTTTTATATTAATAAATTTATAATAATATTTTTTTTATATAATAATAATATTAATTTTAAATATATATTTATATTATTTAATTATTTTAATTATTATTATTATAAAAATTATAATTGTGTATGTTTTTTAAAAATAAAATATATTAAAAATATTTTAAATAATATTAATATAATAATGTTTTATATAAAGAAGTATTATATTAAATATAAATCTTTAAGGTTAATTTTTGATTTTTTATATAAAAATATTTTAAAAATAAATAATAATAATATAAAAGGATTAAAAATAAAATTTTCAGGTCGTTTTAAAAATAGTTTAAAAACTAAAATAGAAATTTATACATATGGTATAATATCTTTAAATAATTTATATAATAATATTAAATATATTAATGATATTATAAATACTAAACAAGGTATTTTAGGTATAAAAATATGGTTAAATAGTTAA
- the RPL2 gene encoding apicoplast ribosomal protein L2, putative, translating into MILKLKKYNIYKYLKNFGKNNKGYITVYNKGGGKLKYNYKLIDFWYDNYNIKINYKIFLFKKLKNYFRNTYIGCILYLSQNLNNLQKYIILNYNCLLNSIYYLTNINNIKKGSYIQLKYCKLGIFIYNISINTKGSIFVRSSGTFAQVLSFYKDLVYIKLPSKKLKYIKNKCFCYIGINDNIIYNKYIKKNAGYNIYYNKKQHVRGKAMNVCDHPHGGGKGKTGIGRKYPCSRKGLHSKGYKTKKIFK; encoded by the coding sequence ATGATATTAAAATTAAAAAAATATAATATTTATAAATATTTAAAAAATTTTGGAAAAAATAATAAAGGTTATATAACTGTATATAATAAAGGAGGTGGAAAATTAAAATATAATTATAAATTAATAGATTTTTGGTATGATAATTATAATATAAAAATAAATTATAAAATTTTTTTATTTAAAAAATTAAAAAATTATTTTAGAAATACATATATAGGATGTATTTTATATTTATCGCAAAATTTAAATAATTTACAAAAATATATTATTTTAAATTATAATTGTTTATTAAATTCTATATATTATTTAACTAATATTAATAATATAAAAAAAGGAAGTTATATACAATTAAAATATTGTAAATTAGGTATTTTTATATATAATATATCAATAAATACTAAAGGTAGTATTTTTGTAAGATCTTCAGGTACTTTTGCACAAGTATTATCTTTTTATAAAGATTTAGTATATATAAAATTACCTTCTAAAAAGTTAAAGTATATTAAAAATAAATGTTTTTGTTATATAGGAATAAATGATAATATTATATATAATAAATATATAAAAAAGAATGCTGGATATAACATTTATTATAATAAAAAACAACATGTTAGAGGTAAAGCAATGAATGTATGTGATCATCCTCATGGAGGAGGGAAAGGAAAAACAGGTATTGGACGTAAATATCCATGTTCTAGAAAAGGATTACATTCTAAAGGTTATAAAACAAAAAAAATATTTAAATAA
- the RPL6 gene encoding apicoplast ribosomal protein L6, putative yields the protein MLNKKFIFFNYFYKNNNIYLILDLKNLIYIYFIINNVNYNIIKNIYILNNMYIFFYNSKILFLVLKLYKYIFLNNIQNVIYKLILNVLGINYKFYYIFKYNILIFKLKYNHKIIIKFPSNINCKIDLVKNCIYLYSNDLFVLNSLGKLINSFQYINKYKELGIKIIKN from the coding sequence ATGTTAAATAAAAAATTTATTTTTTTTAATTATTTTTATAAAAATAATAATATATATTTAATATTAGATTTAAAAAATTTAATTTATATATATTTTATAATTAATAATGTAAATTATAATATTATAAAGAATATTTATATTTTAAATAATATGTATATATTTTTTTATAATAGTAAAATATTGTTTTTAGTATTAAAATTATATAAATATATATTTTTAAATAATATTCAAAATGTAATATATAAATTAATTTTAAATGTTTTAGGTATTAATTATAAATTTTATTATATATTTAAATATAATATTTTAATATTTAAATTAAAATATAATCATAAAATAATAATTAAATTTCCTAGTAATATTAATTGTAAAATAGATTTAGTTAAAAATTGTATTTATTTATATAGTAATGATTTATTTGTATTAAATTCTTTAGGTAAATTAATAAATTCATTTCAATATATTAATAAATATAAAGAGTTAGGTATTAAAATAATAAAGAATTGA
- the RPS4 gene encoding apicoplast ribosomal protein S4, putative: MIKFLIPKKKILKKLNIPFLLYFSSKYNYKILTNKIYKSYYDLNLKFIRYICYNYCITYKKYLYYINKIKKINKDIIYFNLLNILESRLDIFLVNIGCFKTILQSRYFIKYKYIYLNNINIKYYNINIKPKDIIFFKNKIKYIILCNLIYRYNIYIYILNLYKYNFIKIYSYNEFFIICIYNLKIKILHNISLNNILYKYNNIFYI; the protein is encoded by the coding sequence ATGATAAAATTTTTAATTCCAAAAAAAAAAATTTTAAAAAAATTAAATATACCTTTTTTATTATATTTTTCAAGTAAATATAATTATAAAATATTAACTAATAAAATATATAAATCTTATTATGATTTAAATTTAAAATTTATTAGATATATATGTTATAATTATTGTATTACATATAAAAAATATTTATATTATATAAATAAAATAAAAAAAATTAATAAAGATATTATATATTTTAATTTATTAAATATATTAGAATCTAGATTAGATATATTTTTAGTAAATATAGGATGTTTTAAAACTATATTACAATCAAGATATTTTATAAAATATAAATATATTTATTTAAATAATATAAATATAAAATATTATAATATTAATATTAAACCTAAAGATATAATTTTTTTTAAAAATAAAATTAAATATATAATATTATGTAATTTAATATATAGATATAATATATATATTTATATATTAAATTTATATAAATATAATTTTATAAAAATTTATAGTTATAATGAATTTTTTATTATATGTATATATAATTTAAAAATTAAAATATTACATAATATATCATTAAATAATATATTATATAAATATAATAATATATTTTATATATAA
- the RPL14 gene encoding apicoplast ribosomal protein L14, putative, with protein sequence MIYLNSILDVIDNSGILKFKYINVLNKCIKPRYGDIIIGIVYKVLNNSVYKKSDKCKGILVQQKLFLNLKKYYSIKFNKNAVIILNNNLISVGTKSNNYILKYIKYKLNIDIKKLKINFI encoded by the coding sequence ATGATATATTTAAATAGTATATTAGATGTTATAGATAATAGTGGTATTTTAAAATTTAAATATATAAATGTATTAAATAAATGTATTAAACCAAGGTATGGTGATATAATTATAGGAATAGTATATAAAGTATTAAATAATAGTGTTTATAAAAAATCTGATAAGTGTAAAGGTATTTTAGTTCAACAAAAATTATTTTTAAATTTAAAAAAATATTATTCTATAAAGTTTAATAAAAATGCAGTTATAATTTTAAATAATAATTTAATTTCTGTAGGTACTAAAAGTAATAATTATATATTAAAATATATAAAGTATAAATTAAATATTGATATAAAAAAATTAAAAATAAATTTTATTTAA
- the RPL16 gene encoding apicoplast ribosomal protein L16, putative, which yields MNNIILLKKSHRGKIRGIFNLKFLNLYWGIISLNSGFITKKQLDTSIFIINKFVKKIGTYNICIKCIKSLTKKSLKTRMGSGKGSIELYVGIVKKNKLLFEISKIMFKTIYLITKMLSYKLPFKLQFIKKIY from the coding sequence ATGAATAATATTATATTATTAAAAAAATCTCATAGAGGTAAAATAAGAGGAATTTTTAATTTAAAATTTTTAAATTTATATTGGGGTATAATTTCTTTAAATTCTGGATTTATTACTAAAAAACAATTAGATACATCAATTTTTATTATAAATAAATTTGTAAAAAAAATTGGAACATATAATATTTGTATTAAATGTATAAAATCTTTAACTAAAAAATCTTTAAAAACTAGAATGGGATCAGGTAAGGGATCGATTGAATTATATGTAGGTATTGTTAAAAAAAATAAATTATTATTTGAAATTAGTAAAATAATGTTTAAAACAATTTATTTAATAACTAAAATGTTATCTTATAAATTGCCTTTTAAATTACAATTTATAAAAAAAATTTATTAA
- the RPL23 gene encoding ribosomal protein L23, putative codes for MKEILFNLYNNKIYYNINFFNKFCIIYIKKNYLTKFNVKYFIENIFDKNYKIKKINIINKKNFKKYYIFFK; via the coding sequence ATGAAAGAAATTTTATTTAATTTATATAATAATAAAATATATTATAATATAAATTTTTTTAATAAATTTTGTATTATTTATATAAAAAAAAATTATTTAACTAAATTTAATGTAAAATATTTTATTGAAAATATATTTGATAAAAATTATAAAATTAAAAAAATTAATATTATTAATAAAAAAAATTTTAAAAAATATTATATTTTTTTTAAATAG